A single region of the Paramicrobacterium fandaimingii genome encodes:
- the ybeY gene encoding rRNA maturation RNase YbeY, producing MSIEINNESAVAVDEAALLRLCNHALGVMHVSAEAELNIVVVDEGAMEQLHVQWMDEPGPTDVLSFPMDELRPGTEENPAPPGLLGDIVLCPQVAEMQAETAGHSTLDELLLLTTHGILHLLGFDHAEPDEEREMFGIQRDILLSFATIDRHGA from the coding sequence GTGAGCATCGAGATCAACAACGAATCTGCAGTCGCGGTCGATGAAGCAGCGCTGCTGAGGCTTTGCAACCACGCGCTCGGCGTGATGCACGTGAGCGCGGAGGCTGAGCTGAACATCGTCGTCGTCGACGAGGGCGCGATGGAGCAGTTGCACGTGCAATGGATGGATGAGCCCGGGCCGACGGACGTTCTCAGTTTTCCCATGGACGAGCTGAGACCCGGAACCGAAGAGAACCCCGCGCCACCCGGACTGCTCGGCGACATTGTGCTCTGCCCGCAGGTTGCCGAAATGCAGGCAGAGACGGCGGGCCACTCAACGCTGGATGAGCTTCTGCTCTTGACCACCCACGGCATCCTGCATCTGCTCGGATTCGATCACGCTGAGCCGGACGAAGAGCGCGAGATGTTCGGAATTCAGCGAGACATTCTGCTGTCGTTCGCCACAATAGACCGCCACGGAGCTTAG
- a CDS encoding HIT domain-containing protein translates to MTETTPSIFSRIISREIPATIVAENDDLIAFEDINPQAPVHVLVVPKTAEYATVAELAAADPALLAKLVAQAQQIADERAGGQYRLIFNSGADAGQTVFHVHAHVLAGDLGEGTLVGH, encoded by the coding sequence ATGACAGAGACAACTCCGAGCATCTTCAGCCGCATCATCTCCCGTGAGATTCCGGCGACGATTGTCGCGGAGAACGATGATCTGATTGCGTTCGAAGACATCAATCCTCAGGCACCAGTTCACGTGCTTGTTGTGCCCAAAACAGCAGAGTACGCAACAGTTGCAGAGCTCGCTGCCGCAGATCCCGCACTCCTAGCGAAGCTTGTTGCACAGGCACAGCAGATCGCGGATGAACGCGCTGGTGGACAATACCGGCTGATTTTCAACAGCGGTGCGGACGCTGGCCAGACAGTTTTCCACGTGCATGCCCATGTGCTGGCTGGAGATCTCGGAGAGGGAACACTTGTCGGACACTGA
- the dnaJ gene encoding molecular chaperone DnaJ: protein MADHYETLGVSRDASVDEIKKAYRKLARQLHPDVNPSPEAAETFKNVTHAYDVLSDSQQRAEYDAGGRNPFGGGGGGFGGFGDIFDTFFGGGGGAGRGPRSRQERGEDALLRIEIDLIDVMFGTTKHIEVDTAVLCETCEGSCCQPGTSPITCDICHGTGQVQRTVRSLLGNVVTASPCGSCRGYGTIIPNPCVTCQGQGRVRARRTVSVDIPSGVDTGLRLQMPGSGEVGQGGGPSGDLYLEIKVRHDDVFSRNGDDVLCTLEVSMADAIIGTTSTINALDGDVDLDIRPGVQSGDVLVIKDRGITGLRSSARGDLRVGVQVVTPSKLDHKEREMIRQFSERRRDPKPELAHFQQGLFAKLRDRFVS from the coding sequence GTGGCTGACCACTACGAAACCCTCGGCGTGTCGCGTGACGCGTCTGTCGACGAGATCAAGAAGGCATACCGCAAGCTTGCGCGGCAGCTGCACCCTGACGTCAACCCAAGTCCCGAGGCAGCAGAGACGTTTAAGAATGTCACGCACGCCTATGACGTGCTCAGCGATTCGCAGCAGCGCGCCGAATATGATGCCGGGGGCCGCAACCCGTTCGGCGGCGGCGGTGGTGGCTTCGGTGGATTCGGCGACATCTTCGATACGTTCTTCGGCGGTGGAGGCGGCGCAGGGCGTGGCCCCCGATCGCGCCAAGAGCGAGGAGAAGATGCGCTTCTGCGTATTGAGATCGACCTCATCGATGTGATGTTCGGAACCACGAAGCACATCGAGGTCGACACGGCGGTGCTCTGCGAGACCTGCGAAGGTTCGTGCTGTCAACCGGGGACATCACCGATCACCTGTGACATCTGCCACGGAACGGGGCAGGTGCAGCGCACCGTTCGGTCACTGCTCGGCAACGTCGTCACCGCAAGCCCGTGTGGATCGTGCCGGGGGTACGGCACGATCATTCCAAACCCGTGCGTGACGTGCCAGGGGCAGGGTCGCGTGCGCGCACGCCGCACCGTTTCGGTAGATATCCCCTCTGGCGTCGACACCGGGCTGCGTCTGCAGATGCCAGGAAGCGGCGAGGTCGGACAAGGCGGCGGTCCATCGGGCGATCTCTATCTCGAGATCAAGGTGAGGCACGACGACGTCTTCAGCCGCAACGGCGACGACGTTCTCTGCACCCTCGAAGTGTCAATGGCCGATGCGATCATCGGTACGACGAGCACGATCAATGCACTGGACGGTGACGTCGATCTTGATATTCGCCCTGGCGTTCAGAGCGGCGATGTTCTGGTGATCAAGGACCGCGGGATCACGGGTCTGCGCAGCAGCGCGCGCGGAGATCTGCGTGTCGGCGTGCAAGTGGTGACGCCGTCGAAGCTCGATCATAAGGAACGGGAGATGATCCGCCAGTTCTCGGAGCGCCGTCGCGACCCGAAGCCCGAACTCGCTCACTTTCAGCAGGGCCTCTTCGCGAAGCTTCGCGACCGTTTTGTGAGCTGA
- a CDS encoding 16S rRNA (uracil(1498)-N(3))-methyltransferase produces the protein MSSLFLNDALEGASPGDRLVLSGLEAKHAVSVSRVRAGEAVLVGNGRGLLVECVVETARPTEVTLRAESVSSHDERQPVISLAQALAKGDRDERAVQMCTELGVSCIIPWQAKRSVSRWDAAKAAKGAQRWQTIAREATKQSLRAHVPTVKPLATTAMLASGSAEQRMLVLDPDAETALSSIQLDDRSIVLVVGPEGGIADEELRELTAANAERVRLGSQVLRTSSAGAAALAVLNVLTQEW, from the coding sequence ATGAGCAGTCTCTTCCTCAATGACGCGCTCGAGGGCGCGTCGCCTGGTGACCGCCTTGTGCTCTCCGGGTTGGAAGCAAAGCACGCCGTTTCGGTCTCTCGTGTTCGTGCCGGTGAAGCGGTGCTCGTCGGAAACGGTCGCGGGCTGCTCGTCGAGTGCGTCGTCGAGACGGCTCGTCCGACTGAAGTCACACTGCGCGCAGAGAGCGTGAGCAGCCACGACGAGCGGCAGCCCGTGATCTCGCTTGCCCAGGCCCTGGCGAAAGGCGATCGAGACGAACGGGCGGTGCAGATGTGCACGGAACTCGGCGTCAGCTGCATCATTCCGTGGCAGGCAAAGCGCAGCGTGTCACGCTGGGACGCCGCAAAGGCAGCCAAGGGTGCGCAACGGTGGCAGACGATCGCGCGCGAGGCGACGAAGCAGTCATTGAGAGCACACGTTCCGACAGTGAAGCCGCTCGCCACAACCGCGATGCTTGCCTCAGGCAGCGCGGAACAGCGGATGCTGGTGCTCGACCCCGACGCAGAAACCGCGCTCAGCAGCATCCAGCTCGATGATCGTTCGATCGTTCTCGTTGTCGGTCCGGAGGGCGGAATCGCCGACGAGGAGCTACGCGAGCTCACCGCGGCGAATGCCGAGAGGGTGCGTCTTGGCTCACAGGTGCTGCGCACGTCGTCTGCCGGCGCGGCGGCGCTCGCAGTTCTCAACGTCTTGACACAGGAATGGTAG
- a CDS encoding PhoH family protein, which yields MSDTDQPQPHSEATAEILVDGIAMVQVLGPQDRLLTTIEQEHPDVDVHVRGNRITLTGPEPAVAAARQLIEQLLELARSGHDLAQSDVTTSSRLIEEGGHTPTEVLGQTILSARGKAIRAKTAGQKSYVDAIDENTITFGIGPAGTGKTYLAMAKAVQALQRKEVTRIILSRPAIEAGERLGFLPGTLTDKIDPYLRPLYDALNEMMDPEIVPKLLATGTIEVAPLAYMRGRTLNDSFVVLDEAQNTTPEQMKMFLTRLGFNSKMVVTGDITQVDLPGASSGLRLVTRVLNTIDDIEFCRLTSDDVVRHTLVGQIVDAYSEYDERQQAERSEREQAREFANRVEKRGRQQRDAKRKPGGFSS from the coding sequence TTGTCGGACACTGACCAACCACAACCGCACAGCGAGGCGACGGCAGAGATTCTCGTCGACGGCATCGCAATGGTGCAGGTGCTCGGGCCCCAGGACCGCCTTCTGACGACCATTGAGCAGGAGCATCCTGATGTCGACGTGCACGTTCGCGGCAACAGAATCACACTCACAGGCCCGGAGCCCGCAGTTGCGGCTGCCCGCCAGCTGATTGAGCAACTGCTTGAGCTCGCGCGCAGCGGGCACGATCTTGCGCAGTCGGATGTGACGACGTCGTCACGCCTCATCGAAGAGGGCGGCCACACGCCGACCGAGGTGCTCGGACAGACGATCCTCTCTGCACGAGGCAAGGCGATCAGGGCGAAGACGGCTGGGCAGAAGTCATACGTCGACGCGATCGACGAGAACACAATCACCTTCGGCATCGGGCCGGCAGGGACCGGCAAAACCTATCTCGCCATGGCGAAGGCCGTGCAGGCGCTGCAGCGAAAAGAAGTGACACGGATCATCTTGTCGCGACCGGCGATCGAAGCAGGGGAGAGGCTCGGGTTCTTGCCCGGCACACTCACGGACAAGATCGATCCCTACCTGCGACCGCTGTATGACGCACTGAACGAGATGATGGACCCCGAGATCGTTCCAAAGCTTCTGGCGACAGGAACCATTGAAGTGGCGCCTCTCGCGTATATGCGCGGGCGAACACTGAATGATTCGTTCGTCGTGCTCGATGAAGCTCAGAATACGACACCCGAGCAGATGAAGATGTTTCTCACGCGACTCGGCTTCAATTCAAAGATGGTCGTGACCGGGGACATCACTCAGGTAGATCTTCCAGGGGCGTCCTCCGGCCTTCGCCTGGTCACACGGGTGCTGAACACCATCGATGACATCGAATTCTGTCGGCTGACGAGCGACGACGTGGTGCGTCACACCCTCGTCGGACAGATCGTCGACGCGTACAGCGAGTACGACGAGCGACAGCAGGCAGAGCGCTCTGAGCGAGAACAGGCACGTGAGTTCGCGAACCGAGTCGAGAAGCGCGGGCGCCAGCAACGTGATGCAAAACGCAAACCTGGAGGCTTCAGCTCGTGA
- a CDS encoding hemolysin family protein has protein sequence MLLVIFACAALVLIAFAGLLTAADAAIGVKSRNDIQDLAEQPRRSRALEAIALDPGSHMNSINFMRIFAETTAAVLVTLVFVRLFEQLWLALLISAFIMTLASFVLVGASPRSYGRNQADMILRLTAPLIHFVRVLLGPVAHALMAFGNRVTPGVPREISFSSEEQLLSMVDEATEMSVLEEDDRELIHSIFEFNDTYVREVMIPRTDMVSIDHDTTVSAALGVFLGTGISRAPVVSDDVDEVLGILYLKDLARVVYEGDADAQRNPALDLVRPAWFVPESKKVDDLLQQMQVESNHLAMVVDEYGGIAGLVTLEDLIEELIGDIADEYDREPLDVEQLTTSQFRVRSRLSIDELGDLFDIEIDDDDVDSAGGLLTKALDRLPVSGDRVSTHGLVMTAERTHGRQGEISTIIVQRDVGAHAADSPEQEQK, from the coding sequence GTGCTTCTCGTCATCTTTGCCTGTGCGGCGCTCGTGCTCATCGCCTTCGCCGGGCTGCTGACCGCAGCTGACGCAGCAATCGGTGTGAAATCTCGCAACGACATTCAGGATCTCGCCGAGCAGCCACGGCGATCGCGAGCGCTCGAAGCCATTGCACTCGACCCCGGCTCGCACATGAACTCCATCAACTTCATGCGCATTTTCGCCGAAACCACGGCCGCCGTCCTCGTGACACTCGTTTTCGTGCGACTTTTTGAACAGCTGTGGCTTGCGCTGCTGATTTCGGCCTTCATCATGACTCTCGCCTCTTTCGTTCTCGTCGGGGCAAGTCCGCGGAGCTACGGACGCAATCAGGCAGACATGATTCTGCGCCTCACCGCTCCGCTCATCCACTTCGTGCGGGTTCTGCTCGGCCCTGTCGCGCATGCTCTGATGGCGTTCGGCAACCGGGTGACGCCCGGAGTGCCGCGCGAGATCTCGTTTTCGTCGGAAGAGCAGCTGCTCAGCATGGTTGATGAAGCCACAGAGATGAGTGTGCTCGAAGAGGACGATCGGGAGCTGATTCACTCGATTTTCGAGTTCAATGACACCTACGTGCGTGAGGTGATGATTCCACGCACTGACATGGTGAGCATCGATCACGACACAACGGTCAGTGCCGCACTCGGCGTTTTTCTCGGCACGGGCATTTCTCGGGCTCCCGTCGTTTCTGACGATGTCGACGAGGTCCTCGGCATCCTCTATTTGAAGGATTTGGCGCGGGTCGTCTACGAAGGCGACGCTGACGCGCAGCGAAACCCCGCTCTGGATCTGGTTCGCCCCGCCTGGTTCGTTCCCGAATCGAAGAAGGTCGATGACTTGCTTCAGCAGATGCAGGTGGAGTCGAATCATCTCGCGATGGTTGTCGATGAATATGGCGGTATCGCGGGGCTTGTCACCCTCGAAGACTTGATCGAAGAGCTCATCGGAGACATTGCGGACGAGTACGATCGTGAGCCTCTCGACGTTGAGCAGCTGACGACTTCTCAGTTTCGGGTGCGTTCGCGGCTTTCCATCGATGAGCTCGGCGACCTCTTCGATATCGAGATCGATGACGACGATGTCGATTCGGCCGGCGGGCTCCTCACCAAAGCGCTCGATCGGCTGCCGGTGTCTGGGGACCGCGTCAGCACTCACGGGTTGGTGATGACGGCCGAGCGAACCCACGGAAGACAAGGCGAAATCAGCACGATTATCGTGCAGCGTGACGTGGGGGCTCATGCCGCCGATTCACC